In the Paenibacillus sp. FSL H7-0357 genome, one interval contains:
- a CDS encoding YARHG domain-containing protein, with translation MFYHNLRRMGLIFGVLILLSSCSTKEPVNLTKEENSNKAVSPANPVREYIINDSNKVLLNADNVSNMDGHILELARNEIYARHGYIFKRKDLAGYFSSKKWYKKNQNYKDAFTDIEKKNIELLHTYEAKYAAYQLIATHTDDYRVKNYEGSNTFKQQHMVIDLNGDGISDNVELKIPTTKGDTTWTLKVNGTSLQFDGEDMFPYFEIVDLNINDPYFEIAFQFDSQYDFFRETYFYYYDGQKIRSVGTVPDFAAHSSMIDGLGTVKGIDRAKELQTWYRELVFRLDAEHQLREEEQDFYSMSPPTVLTAKKELKLQKLRNSDEEFLQINPGDQVSFLGEDNRGYIKFELSTGLTGWFQAGDMYDFTDYFEGLILYD, from the coding sequence TTGTTTTACCACAATCTCAGAAGAATGGGTCTCATTTTTGGAGTCCTGATTCTCTTGTCGAGCTGTTCCACAAAGGAACCAGTGAACTTAACAAAGGAAGAAAATAGCAATAAGGCTGTAAGCCCGGCAAATCCGGTCAGGGAATACATCATAAATGACAGTAACAAGGTATTGCTGAATGCTGACAACGTTAGTAACATGGATGGTCATATCTTGGAACTGGCGCGTAATGAGATTTATGCCCGGCATGGTTATATATTCAAACGCAAGGATTTGGCCGGCTACTTTTCTTCAAAGAAATGGTACAAAAAGAACCAAAACTATAAAGATGCTTTCACGGACATAGAAAAGAAAAATATCGAATTATTACATACCTATGAAGCAAAGTACGCAGCCTATCAGTTAATCGCAACACATACGGATGATTATCGTGTCAAAAATTACGAGGGCTCCAATACCTTTAAACAGCAACATATGGTTATTGACCTTAATGGAGATGGAATTAGTGATAATGTTGAGCTAAAGATCCCTACAACGAAAGGCGATACAACATGGACGCTTAAAGTAAATGGAACATCTCTTCAGTTTGACGGTGAAGACATGTTTCCTTATTTTGAAATTGTCGATCTTAATATTAATGATCCTTACTTTGAAATCGCTTTTCAATTTGATAGTCAGTATGATTTTTTTAGAGAGACTTATTTTTATTACTATGACGGTCAAAAAATCAGATCCGTTGGTACCGTTCCCGATTTTGCCGCACATTCTTCTATGATTGACGGGCTTGGCACTGTTAAAGGGATTGATCGAGCGAAGGAGCTGCAGACATGGTATCGTGAACTCGTATTCCGGTTAGATGCAGAGCATCAGCTCCGTGAAGAAGAACAAGATTTCTACTCTATGTCTCCCCCTACTGTGTTAACCGCCAAAAAAGAACTAAAATTGCAAAAACTAAGAAACTCAGATGAAGAATTTCTTCAAATCAACCCTGGTGATCAGGTGAGTTTCTTAGGAGAAGACAACCGGGGTTATATTAAGTTTGAGCTCTCCACAGGATTAACCGGTTGGTTTCAGGCAGGGGATATGTATGATTTCACTGATTATTTCGAAGGGCTGATATTATATGATTGA
- the dapA gene encoding 4-hydroxy-tetrahydrodipicolinate synthase — MLTEEQIYGIYVPVVTPFNAAGEIDLESYQRYVNNIIKNNIHGLVVNGTTGESPTVNIQELQTLVDASRELLKSSPVPLVVGTGTNDTASTIARTELAANSGADAVLVVVPYYSRPSQQGIIEHFRKAAEVGIPVIAYDIPGRAGVGMSVDTARTILEMNNVVGLKDCSGSPLLVSELSRLGSKPVLCGDDLQFLHMLGCGAAGGMLASANVHTAKFLGIYEQFKAGQTAEATAAFDQLLPLMKLLFKESNPAPIKWLLSAYGEISSDTLRLPMTSISSELREELGAYLAG; from the coding sequence ATGTTAACAGAAGAACAGATTTATGGAATCTATGTTCCCGTGGTAACCCCGTTCAATGCAGCTGGCGAGATTGATCTGGAATCATATCAGCGTTATGTGAACAACATCATCAAGAACAATATTCATGGTCTGGTCGTCAATGGAACCACTGGAGAATCGCCGACAGTCAACATACAGGAATTACAGACTCTCGTGGATGCATCACGGGAATTATTGAAATCGAGCCCGGTCCCGCTGGTGGTCGGTACAGGCACTAACGATACGGCCTCCACTATAGCCCGCACTGAGTTGGCTGCCAATTCAGGTGCTGATGCTGTGCTCGTGGTCGTCCCTTATTACAGCCGCCCTTCCCAGCAAGGCATTATTGAGCATTTCCGCAAAGCCGCCGAAGTGGGCATTCCGGTCATCGCCTATGATATCCCGGGCCGCGCCGGAGTCGGCATGTCGGTCGATACCGCACGCACCATCCTTGAGATGAATAACGTAGTAGGTTTAAAAGACTGCTCCGGCTCTCCGCTGCTTGTCTCCGAGCTGTCCCGGCTGGGATCGAAGCCGGTGCTGTGCGGCGACGACCTGCAGTTCCTGCATATGCTGGGCTGCGGAGCCGCCGGGGGCATGCTGGCCTCGGCCAACGTGCATACCGCGAAGTTCCTCGGTATCTACGAGCAGTTCAAAGCCGGGCAGACCGCTGAAGCTACAGCAGCGTTCGACCAGTTGCTGCCGCTGATGAAGCTGCTCTTCAAGGAGTCCAACCCGGCTCCGATCAAATGGCTGCTTAGCGCCTACGGAGAGATTTCCTCTGATACGCTCCGCTTACCGATGACCTCGATCAGCTCTGAGCTGCGTGAAGAACTTGGGGCTTATCTGGCCGGATAA
- a CDS encoding ABC transporter ATP-binding protein, which produces MFKIAVFLKPYRKEVILGPIFKLLEAILELLLPTIVALIVNNGIGGQDSAYVYRMGGLMLLMSLLGFGCSMVCQYYAARASQGFGTSLRNKMFKHISLLSYAELDTFGTPSLINRITSDVNQLQLAVAMLIRLVVRAPFICIGAIIMSMILDFRLSLILLAATPVFGVILYFIITRSSPLYRKYQQKLDHLALVLSENLSGIRVIRAFAEARREKQRFNEASDDLTATAIRVGRISAWLGPMTTLVVNAAIIAILWAGGIHIDAGRLSQGEIIAFINYVTQILLALIVVSNLVILFTKAASSANRVNEVLAAETSISDEGNSALPVMEAAAPAISFEHVSFGYNKTGELALQDISVVINRGETVGLIGSTGSGKSTFVNLIPRFYDAVEGEVRVGGVNVKEYRLDQLRSLIGIVPQKALLFTGTIADNLRWGKQNATKEELMQAAVVAQADEFIRKLPEGLDTPVARGGLNLSGGQKQRLTIARAVVGTPPILILDDSSSALDFATDAALRRALKESSRDMTVLLVSQRVSTVRQADQIIVFDEGRIVGKGSHQELLECCGVYQEICQSQLSSEEAGQ; this is translated from the coding sequence GTGTTCAAAATTGCTGTTTTTCTTAAACCGTACAGAAAAGAAGTTATACTCGGGCCGATCTTTAAGCTGCTGGAGGCGATCCTGGAGCTGCTGCTGCCGACCATCGTTGCGCTGATCGTGAACAACGGAATCGGCGGGCAGGATAGTGCCTATGTGTACCGGATGGGCGGGCTTATGCTGCTGATGTCGCTCCTCGGTTTCGGCTGCTCGATGGTTTGCCAATATTATGCCGCCCGGGCATCACAGGGCTTTGGCACTTCGCTGCGCAACAAAATGTTCAAGCATATTTCTTTGTTGTCCTATGCCGAGCTGGATACCTTCGGTACACCGTCGCTAATCAACCGGATCACGAGTGATGTGAATCAGCTGCAGCTGGCTGTGGCCATGCTGATCCGTCTCGTAGTCCGTGCGCCGTTTATCTGCATCGGGGCCATTATTATGTCGATGATTCTCGATTTCCGGCTGTCGCTGATTCTGCTCGCGGCGACACCTGTTTTTGGCGTTATCCTGTACTTTATCATTACCCGCAGCTCGCCGCTCTACCGCAAATATCAGCAGAAGCTGGATCATTTGGCGCTGGTACTGAGCGAGAATCTATCCGGTATCCGCGTCATCCGCGCCTTTGCCGAAGCACGGCGGGAGAAGCAGCGCTTCAATGAAGCTTCGGATGATTTGACGGCAACGGCGATCCGTGTTGGACGCATCTCTGCCTGGCTTGGCCCGATGACTACTCTGGTGGTGAACGCAGCGATTATTGCCATTCTGTGGGCTGGCGGCATACACATTGATGCGGGCCGATTATCACAGGGTGAAATCATTGCGTTTATCAACTATGTAACCCAGATTCTGCTGGCGCTGATTGTTGTATCGAATCTGGTAATCCTCTTTACCAAGGCTGCGTCCTCTGCGAATCGTGTGAATGAAGTGCTGGCGGCTGAAACCTCAATCTCGGATGAAGGGAACAGCGCCCTGCCAGTGATGGAAGCGGCAGCTCCTGCTATTTCATTCGAGCATGTCTCCTTCGGTTACAACAAGACTGGAGAGCTTGCACTGCAGGATATCTCAGTGGTGATCAACCGCGGAGAAACCGTGGGGCTTATCGGCAGCACCGGCTCCGGCAAGTCCACCTTCGTGAATCTCATTCCGCGTTTCTATGATGCGGTGGAGGGGGAAGTCAGAGTAGGCGGCGTCAACGTCAAAGAATACCGGCTGGATCAGCTGCGGAGCCTGATTGGCATTGTGCCGCAGAAGGCGCTCCTGTTCACCGGGACGATTGCCGATAACCTCCGCTGGGGCAAGCAGAATGCAACGAAGGAGGAACTGATGCAGGCAGCCGTTGTAGCCCAGGCCGATGAATTTATCCGCAAGCTGCCGGAAGGGCTGGATACACCGGTCGCGCGTGGAGGGTTGAACTTATCCGGCGGACAAAAGCAACGTCTTACCATTGCCCGCGCCGTCGTGGGTACCCCTCCGATCCTTATCCTTGATGATTCTTCCAGTGCGCTCGACTTTGCGACCGATGCGGCACTGCGCAGGGCACTGAAGGAGAGCAGCAGGGATATGACCGTGCTGCTGGTATCCCAGCGGGTCAGCACGGTGCGGCAGGCGGATCAGATTATCGTATTTGACGAAGGACGGATTGTTGGGAAAGGCAGTCATCAGGAACTGCTGGAGTGCTGCGGGGTTTATCAGGAAATCTGCCAGTCCCAGCTTTCCAGCGAGGAGGCGGGACAATGA
- the htpG gene encoding molecular chaperone HtpG produces MAKKEFKAESKRLLEMMINSIYTQREIFLRELISNASDAIDKIYYKALADDALVFNKEDYFIKVTADKVSRTLTISDTGIGMTQEELENNLGIIANSGSFAFKKDNESKDGHNIIGQFGVGFYSAFMVADDVTVISKALGSDQAYKWESQGADGYTIEPFEKDAVGTEIILKIKENSEEDNYDEFLEDYRLKSIIKKYSDFIRFPIKMDITGSQPKEGSEGEFEETKEEQTVNSMVPIWRKNKNELTTEDYDNFYAEKRYGFDKPLKHIHISADGAVVYNAILFIPENTPFDYYTKEYEKGLELYSNGVLIMNKCGDLLPDYFSFVKGMVDSEDLSLNISRELLQHDRQLTLIAKNIKSKIKSQLLSLLKDEREKYETFYKSFGRQLKFGVYNDYGMEKETLQDLLMFHSSKEKKLVTLAEYVERMPEDQKYIYYASGESVERIEKLPQTEMVLDKGYEMLYFTDDIDEFAIKMIMNYKEKEFKNVSSGDLGIEADAADKPSEEEENENKGLFDAMQGILSGKVKAVKASKRLKSHPVCLSTEGELTIEMEKILKAMPNGQEVQADKVLEININHDVFKSLKAAAEGDQEKLGLYTNLLYNQALLIEGLQVNDPVQFTNDICKIMV; encoded by the coding sequence ATGGCCAAAAAAGAGTTTAAAGCCGAATCGAAGAGACTACTAGAGATGATGATTAACTCCATTTATACACAGCGGGAAATTTTCCTGCGGGAGCTGATCTCCAACGCAAGCGATGCCATTGATAAAATCTATTACAAAGCGCTGGCAGATGATGCGCTGGTGTTCAATAAAGAGGATTATTTCATTAAAGTGACTGCCGACAAGGTCAGCCGCACGTTGACCATCTCTGATACAGGGATCGGGATGACGCAGGAAGAATTGGAGAACAATCTGGGGATTATCGCGAACAGCGGCTCTTTTGCATTCAAAAAGGACAATGAGTCGAAGGACGGCCACAATATTATCGGCCAGTTCGGTGTCGGGTTCTACTCTGCATTTATGGTAGCGGACGATGTTACTGTAATCAGCAAGGCGCTGGGCAGCGACCAGGCGTACAAATGGGAGTCCCAGGGCGCGGATGGATATACGATCGAACCGTTCGAGAAGGATGCTGTCGGCACCGAGATTATTTTGAAGATTAAAGAGAACAGTGAAGAAGACAACTACGATGAGTTCCTGGAAGATTACCGCCTGAAATCCATCATCAAGAAATATTCTGACTTTATCCGTTTCCCGATCAAGATGGATATTACCGGCAGTCAGCCTAAGGAAGGCAGCGAAGGCGAGTTCGAGGAAACCAAAGAAGAGCAGACTGTGAACAGCATGGTGCCGATCTGGCGCAAGAACAAAAACGAGCTGACCACAGAGGACTATGACAACTTCTATGCCGAAAAACGCTACGGCTTCGATAAACCGCTGAAGCATATCCATATCAGTGCCGATGGTGCTGTAGTCTATAATGCGATCCTGTTCATTCCGGAAAATACACCGTTTGATTATTACACCAAGGAGTATGAAAAAGGTCTTGAACTGTACTCCAACGGCGTGCTGATTATGAACAAATGCGGGGATCTGCTGCCGGATTACTTCAGCTTTGTCAAAGGGATGGTCGATTCCGAGGATCTGTCGCTCAATATCTCCAGAGAGCTGCTGCAGCATGACCGCCAGCTGACCCTGATTGCCAAGAACATCAAGAGCAAGATTAAGAGCCAGCTCCTGAGCCTGCTGAAGGATGAAAGAGAGAAATACGAGACATTCTACAAGTCTTTTGGCAGACAGCTTAAATTCGGAGTCTACAATGACTATGGCATGGAAAAAGAAACCCTCCAGGACCTGCTGATGTTCCACTCCTCCAAGGAGAAGAAGCTGGTTACGCTGGCTGAATACGTGGAAAGAATGCCGGAAGACCAGAAGTATATCTATTATGCTTCCGGGGAATCGGTAGAGCGGATCGAGAAGCTGCCGCAGACTGAAATGGTATTGGACAAGGGTTATGAAATGCTCTATTTCACCGATGATATCGATGAGTTCGCGATCAAGATGATCATGAACTATAAGGAAAAAGAATTCAAAAATGTATCCAGCGGTGATCTGGGGATTGAAGCAGATGCAGCTGACAAGCCTTCGGAAGAAGAGGAAAACGAGAACAAAGGGCTGTTCGACGCGATGCAGGGTATTCTGTCGGGCAAAGTGAAGGCAGTCAAAGCCTCTAAACGACTTAAGAGTCATCCGGTCTGCCTGTCCACGGAAGGCGAGCTGACCATCGAGATGGAAAAAATCCTCAAAGCGATGCCGAACGGACAAGAGGTACAGGCGGATAAGGTACTGGAAATCAATATTAACCACGACGTCTTCAAGTCCTTGAAGGCTGCTGCCGAAGGGGATCAGGAGAAGCTGGGCCTTTACACGAACCTGCTCTACAATCAGGCGCTGCTGATCGAGGGCTTGCAGGTTAATGATCCTGTACAGTTCACGAACGATATTTGCAAAATCATGGTATAG
- a CDS encoding VOC family protein: MRLKLEGITVLAHDVPRLTSFYRDVLGFKTVVEENHYAEFVNGGIRLAICSTPLMADNTNGHYSFIEERKGQAFELNFECDSPEAVRTMYEELISKGAAGITAPKSMSWGHTTGFFADPEGNIHSIFAVNPVAADNQ; this comes from the coding sequence ATGAGATTGAAATTAGAAGGAATTACAGTTTTGGCGCATGATGTTCCTAGATTGACTAGCTTTTATCGTGATGTACTCGGATTTAAGACCGTTGTTGAAGAAAACCATTATGCTGAATTTGTGAATGGCGGCATTCGCCTTGCGATTTGTTCAACACCATTGATGGCGGATAACACAAACGGTCATTATTCCTTTATAGAAGAGCGTAAAGGGCAAGCCTTCGAGCTTAACTTCGAATGTGATTCACCGGAGGCTGTCCGCACGATGTATGAGGAGCTTATTTCAAAAGGAGCTGCAGGGATCACTGCACCGAAGTCGATGTCTTGGGGGCATACCACGGGTTTCTTCGCAGATCCGGAAGGCAACATTCATTCTATTTTTGCGGTTAATCCGGTGGCAGCGGACAATCAATAA
- a CDS encoding LysR family transcriptional regulator → MDIRQLKYFLAIAEEGQITSAARKLQMAQPPLSQQLKLLEEELGVKLVERGPRSIQLTDAGVILRGRAQQILELADATTREISDFASGLRGTLSIGTVSSSAATLLQDRLFDFHKIYSGVKFEIHEGNTYKVIDLLSKGIIEVGIVRTPFNSTSLECVYAGAEPMIAVMTPDYDWTDGESSIDIGELKDRPLIIYRRFEQLIRETCLEHGFNPDVFCMNDDARTTLLWANAGLGIGILPKSAFGLMRNDKLRYKEIRGESLRTRVAAVWMKDKYLSSLAEKFIECFRAE, encoded by the coding sequence ATGGATATCCGACAGCTCAAATACTTCTTGGCGATTGCCGAGGAAGGACAGATTACTTCCGCTGCACGGAAGCTGCAAATGGCCCAGCCACCGCTCAGTCAGCAGCTGAAGCTGCTGGAGGAGGAGCTTGGCGTAAAGTTGGTGGAGCGCGGACCGCGCAGCATACAGCTGACCGATGCCGGAGTAATTCTGCGGGGCCGGGCACAGCAGATTCTGGAGCTGGCCGATGCCACCACGCGTGAGATTAGTGATTTTGCAAGCGGGCTGCGGGGAACGCTCTCCATTGGGACGGTATCCTCCTCCGCGGCAACTCTGCTGCAGGATCGGCTCTTTGATTTTCACAAAATCTATTCCGGCGTCAAATTCGAAATTCACGAAGGCAACACCTATAAGGTGATTGATCTGCTCAGCAAAGGAATCATCGAGGTCGGCATTGTACGCACGCCTTTTAACAGCACAAGTCTCGAATGTGTATATGCCGGGGCTGAACCTATGATTGCCGTGATGACTCCTGATTATGACTGGACGGACGGAGAGTCCTCTATTGATATCGGGGAACTCAAGGACAGGCCGCTGATTATTTACCGCCGCTTCGAGCAGCTGATCCGTGAAACCTGCCTGGAGCACGGATTCAATCCGGATGTGTTCTGCATGAACGACGATGCCCGCACCACGCTGCTCTGGGCCAATGCCGGTCTCGGCATCGGCATTCTTCCGAAATCAGCCTTCGGCCTCATGAGAAACGACAAACTGCGTTATAAGGAAATCCGCGGTGAATCGCTCCGCACCCGGGTCGCCGCCGTATGGATGAAGGACAAATATTTGTCGTCACTGGCCGAGAAATTCATTGAATGCTTCAGAGCGGAGTAG
- a CDS encoding MOSC domain-containing protein: MTLTVGVIREINRYPVKSFAGEQLEACDIESYGVVGDRVCSFYDERKQGWKRFVTARNIPNMLTYQARYRDGEVAVTAADGRTFRWDEQLLEEIQSQTKIPVSMSGLKQPHPENPHLLSVDEASILLVTDGSLRKLEALWGREVDQRRFRGNFVIALSDESLFEGDWTGRRLRIGGVELQVNELCERCVMTTMDPDTAEKAPSLLKIVNKELGLHFGVYASVIQTGRVCVGDEVHLADRPASQ; the protein is encoded by the coding sequence TTGACATTGACTGTTGGTGTGATCCGTGAAATCAACCGGTATCCGGTCAAATCGTTCGCGGGAGAGCAGCTGGAGGCTTGCGACATTGAATCCTACGGCGTCGTAGGCGATCGGGTTTGCTCTTTTTATGATGAAAGGAAACAGGGCTGGAAGCGATTCGTTACGGCCCGCAATATACCGAATATGCTTACCTATCAGGCGCGTTACCGGGATGGGGAGGTCGCTGTCACTGCAGCGGACGGGCGGACCTTTCGCTGGGACGAGCAGCTGCTTGAAGAGATTCAAAGCCAGACAAAAATCCCGGTGAGCATGTCCGGCCTGAAGCAACCGCACCCGGAGAATCCGCATTTGCTGTCGGTGGATGAGGCCAGTATTCTGCTTGTTACCGATGGCAGTCTGAGAAAACTGGAGGCGCTCTGGGGACGCGAGGTCGATCAGCGCCGGTTCCGTGGGAATTTCGTGATAGCATTAAGTGATGAGTCGCTGTTTGAGGGAGACTGGACCGGGCGGAGGCTGCGGATTGGCGGGGTGGAGCTGCAGGTGAATGAGCTGTGCGAGCGATGCGTCATGACGACGATGGACCCGGATACTGCGGAGAAAGCCCCCTCGCTTCTGAAAATCGTCAACAAAGAGCTGGGGCTTCATTTCGGCGTGTATGCTTCCGTTATCCAAACCGGGCGCGTCTGCGTTGGAGATGAGGTTCATCTGGCTGATAGGCCGGCAAGCCAATAA
- a CDS encoding ABC transporter ATP-binding protein has product MKGNNTWKRMFGYTSHFRGMTITAVICAIISVIASLIGPLLIGRAVDHMVGPGEVDFAGILRLLLILAAVYIVGSFFGWLLTYYTNRIAYKTVYDMRRELFDKLNVLPLKFHDNHPQGDSISRFVNDMDAVSDGLLQGFSTLLTGIVTIAGAIGLMLYISPVMTIVVLLSAPATFFVARFITTRSQKLFREQAKILGGLNGYVEEIIGGQKVVQAYHYEDRSFARFSDRNNELYQAGVKSQFYGSLANPTTRLVNNITFSVIAMIGSALVIGGHFSVGDLSSFLIYSNLFAKPFNEITGVITQLQMATASAQRIFAILDLPAETPDAAGAHVMDTSQGTITFDKVSFAYDPGRPLIKNFSLEVKPGTRVAIVGQTGAGKTTLVNLLMRFYDVDSGTIQIDGIDINKITRDSLRRNFGMVLQDTWLFGGSIRDNIAYGKPDATEEEVIAAAKAANAHSFIKRLPEGYATKISGSGDNLSQGQKQLLTIARVMLVDPPMLILDEATSSIDTLTEIRIQKAFLAMISGRTSFVIAHRLSTIRESDLILYMKDGDIVESGTHEGLLESGGYYARLYNSQFATV; this is encoded by the coding sequence ATGAAGGGCAACAATACCTGGAAAAGAATGTTTGGCTATACAAGTCATTTTAGAGGCATGACCATAACCGCGGTAATCTGCGCTATCATCAGCGTGATTGCCAGTCTGATCGGGCCGCTGCTGATCGGCCGGGCTGTCGATCATATGGTGGGTCCGGGCGAGGTTGATTTCGCCGGAATCCTCAGGCTGCTGCTGATCCTGGCTGCGGTATATATTGTGGGCAGCTTTTTTGGCTGGCTGCTGACGTATTACACTAATCGGATAGCTTACAAGACGGTCTACGACATGCGCCGTGAGTTGTTTGACAAGCTGAACGTACTGCCGCTGAAATTCCATGACAATCATCCGCAGGGCGACAGCATCAGCCGTTTTGTCAATGATATGGACGCCGTTTCGGACGGGCTGCTGCAGGGTTTCTCTACGCTGCTGACCGGTATTGTGACCATTGCCGGTGCGATCGGGCTGATGCTGTACATTAGTCCGGTGATGACGATAGTCGTGCTGCTGTCGGCTCCGGCAACCTTTTTTGTCGCCCGGTTCATCACTACGCGTTCCCAGAAGCTGTTCCGTGAGCAGGCGAAGATTCTCGGCGGATTAAACGGATATGTGGAAGAAATTATCGGCGGACAAAAGGTGGTGCAGGCATACCACTACGAGGACCGTTCATTCGCCCGTTTCTCGGACCGTAATAATGAGCTGTACCAGGCAGGTGTCAAATCCCAGTTTTACGGTTCATTGGCTAATCCGACAACACGGCTGGTCAATAATATTACCTTCTCGGTCATTGCGATGATCGGCAGCGCGCTTGTAATTGGTGGGCATTTTTCGGTCGGGGATTTGTCCAGTTTCCTGATTTATTCGAACCTGTTCGCAAAGCCGTTCAATGAGATTACCGGTGTCATCACCCAGCTGCAGATGGCGACGGCTTCGGCACAGCGGATTTTTGCCATTCTCGACCTCCCGGCGGAAACGCCAGATGCTGCAGGGGCTCACGTCATGGACACCAGCCAGGGCACAATCACCTTCGATAAAGTAAGTTTTGCATATGATCCAGGGCGTCCGCTAATCAAGAATTTCAGCCTGGAAGTGAAGCCGGGTACCCGTGTAGCGATTGTAGGACAGACTGGGGCAGGGAAGACGACGCTGGTCAACCTGCTTATGCGTTTCTATGACGTAGACAGCGGGACAATCCAAATTGACGGAATAGACATTAATAAGATCACCAGGGACAGTCTGCGGCGTAATTTCGGAATGGTGCTGCAGGATACATGGCTGTTCGGAGGCTCCATCCGCGATAATATTGCTTATGGCAAACCGGATGCGACAGAGGAAGAGGTCATAGCAGCAGCCAAAGCAGCGAATGCGCACAGCTTCATCAAACGGCTGCCGGAAGGGTACGCTACGAAGATCAGCGGTTCTGGAGACAATCTGTCCCAGGGCCAGAAGCAGCTGCTCACCATCGCCCGCGTTATGCTCGTGGATCCGCCGATGCTCATCTTGGACGAAGCAACCAGCAGCATTGATACATTGACGGAGATTCGGATTCAGAAGGCTTTTCTCGCCATGATCTCAGGGCGCACCAGCTTCGTTATTGCCCACCGGCTGTCCACGATCCGCGAGTCCGATCTCATTCTCTATATGAAGGACGGAGACATCGTCGAGAGCGGCACACATGAGGGACTCCTGGAAAGCGGGGGATACTATGCCCGGTTGTACAACAGCCAGTTTGCGACGGTATAG
- a CDS encoding nuclear transport factor 2 family protein, which produces MISGENQAIIDNYVEAYNAFDVEGMVRLLDSDILFKDFSNGGITTETRGIQEFKELAEKSLQVFSNRRQTITHYSAVDDRVEIQIDYEAILAVDLPNGLKTGDTLQLKGKSVFEIKNGKIALIEDYG; this is translated from the coding sequence ATGATTAGTGGAGAAAACCAAGCAATCATTGATAATTATGTTGAGGCCTACAATGCGTTTGATGTCGAGGGCATGGTTAGACTTTTAGATTCTGATATATTGTTTAAAGATTTTTCCAATGGTGGAATCACGACAGAGACCAGGGGAATTCAAGAGTTTAAAGAATTGGCAGAAAAGTCTTTACAGGTTTTCTCTAATCGTCGTCAGACCATTACCCATTACAGCGCTGTAGATGACAGAGTAGAAATACAAATTGATTATGAAGCAATACTGGCTGTTGATTTACCTAATGGATTAAAGACTGGAGATACACTTCAACTAAAAGGGAAGTCGGTATTTGAAATTAAAAATGGAAAAATAGCATTGATTGAAGATTATGGTTAA
- a CDS encoding LysR family transcriptional regulator — protein sequence MDLTYMRTFREVAKRQSFTRAAEELGYAQSSVTMQIQKIEKEYGVPLIERHGRALRLTPPGEELLKLFVEILDLYDRSKETIAQQIGGTLTIGTIDSLAAFYLPPFLQQLRTTFPGLNIHLQTEQEANLVAKIRDGEVDIGLMLDRNATDSVLERTIIRDEPLVLVAPATHPLAQLADVTLQDLNNCELIVSEESCIYRSLFENLLREHGIVFRIGFELSNLEAIKRCVRNGLGIALLPRIVAEEEIERGNLAELSFAHPEIHFDLQLLLHPKKWKSLPLQSLIQMLLADAKTKTVAL from the coding sequence ATGGATTTAACATATATGCGGACCTTCCGCGAAGTCGCGAAACGGCAGAGCTTTACCCGCGCGGCTGAAGAGCTGGGCTATGCGCAGTCCAGTGTGACGATGCAAATTCAGAAGATAGAGAAGGAATACGGGGTTCCACTGATAGAGCGGCATGGACGTGCGCTGCGCCTGACTCCACCTGGAGAAGAGCTGTTGAAGCTGTTCGTGGAGATTCTGGATTTGTATGACCGCTCCAAGGAGACGATCGCTCAACAAATCGGCGGGACGCTGACGATCGGGACCATTGATTCCTTGGCTGCGTTTTATTTGCCGCCGTTCCTGCAGCAGCTGCGCACGACTTTTCCGGGACTGAACATTCATCTGCAGACCGAGCAGGAAGCCAATCTGGTGGCGAAGATCCGGGACGGTGAAGTGGATATCGGCTTAATGCTGGACCGGAATGCCACCGACTCCGTGCTTGAGCGGACGATCATCAGAGATGAACCGCTGGTGTTGGTTGCACCTGCCACCCATCCGCTGGCCCAACTTGCGGACGTGACACTGCAGGATCTGAACAATTGTGAGCTGATCGTTTCCGAGGAGAGCTGTATTTACCGCAGCCTGTTCGAGAATCTGCTGCGGGAGCATGGGATTGTTTTCCGCATCGGCTTTGAGCTGTCGAATCTGGAGGCGATCAAGCGTTGCGTGCGCAACGGGCTGGGCATTGCCTTGCTGCCAAGAATCGTCGCCGAGGAGGAGATCGAGCGGGGGAACCTGGCGGAGCTGTCTTTTGCCCATCCGGAAATTCATTTCGATCTGCAGCTGCTGCTGCATCCCAAGAAGTGGAAATCACTGCCGCTGCAATCGCTGATTCAGATGCTGCTGGCAGATGCAAAGACGAAGACGGTGGCGCTGTGA